The following nucleotide sequence is from Nitratidesulfovibrio termitidis HI1.
TTGCCGGGGCCGTGCTGCTGTACCTGGACATCAGCCATGCCCCGTCGGTGGGCGACCAGGGGCTGGCCTTCGTGGATGCGCTGTTCACCGCCACCTCCGCCGTGTGCGTCACGGGGCTGACCGTGGTGGACACGGGCGCCACCTTCAGCCGCACCGGCGAATGGGTCATCCTGTTGCTGATCCAGCTTGGCGGCCTTGGCATCATGACCTATTCCAGCCTGCTGCTGTTCCTGCTGCGGCGGCGCGTCTCCCTTACCGACAGGCTGGCCGTGGGGCAGGCCCTGATGCACGACGCCTCGTTCCACCTGGGGCGCTTTTTGTACCGGCTGGCGCGCACCATCCTGTACATCGAACTGGCGGCGGCGTGCCTGCTGTACATTTTCGCCCCGCAGGGCATGGGCGCGTTCGGCGCGCTGTTCCACGCGGTGTCGGCATTCTGCAACGCGGGTTTCGCCCTGCGGCCCGACAACATGATGGCGTGGCAGGGGCACACCGGGGTGAACCTGGTGATCATGTTCCTGATCATCGTGGGGGGCATCGGCTTCTCGGTCATCGATGAACTGCTGGGGGCCGCGCGCACCAAACTGTCCCGCAAGCCCTATCGCCCCTTGAGCCGCCACACCCGGCTGGTGCTGACCACCACCGCGTTCCTCATCGTGGCAGGTGCCGCGCTGATCTGGATGGCCGAATACTTCAGCGACTACACCGGGCTCAGCCCCACCGGGCTGGTGCTGCCCGCCCTGTTCCAGTCGGTCACCTGCCGCACGGCGGGCTTCAACACCCTGGACATTTCCCGCCTGACCGACTTCACCCTGATGGTGATGATCTGCCTGATGTTCGTGGGCGGGTCGCCGGGGTCGTGCGCGGGCGGCATCAAGACCACCAGTTTCCGGGTTCTAGCCGGATTCGTGGAAATGCAATTGCGCGGCAGGCGGCAGAACGTGCTGCTGGGCCGCGCCGTGGACGTACCCACCCAGTCCAAGGCGCTGACCCTGTTCCTGTTCGCCATCATCGTGGTGACCGTGGGCACCATGATGCTCAGCCTGACCGAGGGCGGCGTCAACCCGCACACCCATGCCCGGTTCGAACAGCTGGACCTGATGTTCGAGGTGGTATCCGCCTTCGGCACCGTGGGCCTGACCACCGGCGTCACCCCGCACCTGAGCGTGCCCGGCAAGATTTTGATAACCCTGCTGATGTTCATCGGACGCATCGGCCCCATCTGGCTGCTGTCCACCTTGCAGCATTTGCAGAGCGAACCCAAGTTCCGCTGGCCCGAGGTGGACTACCCCATCGGGTAGTCCACGCCGGCAGGCGACGCATCCGGGAGCATCCCATGGTGAATGTGGCGAAGAAACTGGAAATCGGCATCGTGGGCCTTGGCAAGTTCGGCCTGCAACTGGGCCGCACCCTGACCGGCATGGGCCACACCGTGGTGGGGCTGGACACCGGCGAGGATCGCGTGCGCCTTGCCCAGGACGTGCTGGCGCAGGTCTACCAGGCCAACGCGGCGGACATAGCGGTGTTGCAGCAACTGCGCTTCCAGGATCTGGACATGGTGTTCGTAAGCGTGGGCGATTCCATGGAGACCTCGCTGCTGGCGGTGCTGAACCTTCAGGAACTTGGCGCGCGCAAGATCGGGGTCAAGGCGGCCTCCGTAGAACACCGCAAGGTGCTCACGCGGCTTGGCGTGGACCTGGTGATCCTGCCCGAGCACGACGTGGCCACCCACGTGGCCCACCGCCTGGCCAACCCCGGCATGCTCGACCTGCTGCCCCTGGGCGGCGGGGTGCTGGTGCAGGAACTGGTGGTGGACAAGTGGGCGGGCCGCACCCTGCTGGACCTGAAGCTGGTCAACGACTACGGCGTCATGGTGGTGGCCGTGAAGCCCGCGGGCGGCAAGGAATATCGTTTTGTGCCGCAGGCGCTTGAAACCCTGGAGCGGGGGGACACGCTGGTGGTCATCGGCAAGCAGGAGGATGTGTTGCGGCTGGCGCCTTGAAGGCATTCGCGCGGCGAAGGAGATGGGAAGGGGCGCGTGCTGATGGATGCGGCCTCTGCGAAGACACGCCAGCCCGTTTGACCACGCTTGATTTCGTTATGCCTCCGGCGGAAGGCAAAAGAGCTGTCGCGCGCCGCTGGGCGCGG
It contains:
- a CDS encoding potassium channel family protein, with the translated sequence MVNVAKKLEIGIVGLGKFGLQLGRTLTGMGHTVVGLDTGEDRVRLAQDVLAQVYQANAADIAVLQQLRFQDLDMVFVSVGDSMETSLLAVLNLQELGARKIGVKAASVEHRKVLTRLGVDLVILPEHDVATHVAHRLANPGMLDLLPLGGGVLVQELVVDKWAGRTLLDLKLVNDYGVMVVAVKPAGGKEYRFVPQALETLERGDTLVVIGKQEDVLRLAP
- a CDS encoding TrkH family potassium uptake protein, translating into MLRRRLLSPLILPVYSFAATILAGAVLLYLDISHAPSVGDQGLAFVDALFTATSAVCVTGLTVVDTGATFSRTGEWVILLLIQLGGLGIMTYSSLLLFLLRRRVSLTDRLAVGQALMHDASFHLGRFLYRLARTILYIELAAACLLYIFAPQGMGAFGALFHAVSAFCNAGFALRPDNMMAWQGHTGVNLVIMFLIIVGGIGFSVIDELLGAARTKLSRKPYRPLSRHTRLVLTTTAFLIVAGAALIWMAEYFSDYTGLSPTGLVLPALFQSVTCRTAGFNTLDISRLTDFTLMVMICLMFVGGSPGSCAGGIKTTSFRVLAGFVEMQLRGRRQNVLLGRAVDVPTQSKALTLFLFAIIVVTVGTMMLSLTEGGVNPHTHARFEQLDLMFEVVSAFGTVGLTTGVTPHLSVPGKILITLLMFIGRIGPIWLLSTLQHLQSEPKFRWPEVDYPIG